A genomic window from Amia ocellicauda isolate fAmiCal2 chromosome 15, fAmiCal2.hap1, whole genome shotgun sequence includes:
- the LOC136772012 gene encoding CD9 antigen isoform X2: MQGGVKCVKILMFVFNFVFWLAGTAVLAIGLWLRFDSRTKGIFESESNPSTFFTGVYILIGAGALMMIVGFLGCCGAIQESPCMLGLFFVFLLIIFAVEIAAGIWGFANQDKVVNDIVQFYTETYTTYLKHKQEALKETLRAFHFGLDCCGLTGVMDALITKETCPKKEGLEVFNTSPCPAAIREVFDSKLHIIGGVGIGIGVIMIFGMVFSMVLCCAIRNTRELV; this comes from the exons ATGCAAGGCGGTGTAAAATGCGTGAAAATCctgatgtttgttttcaactttGTTTTCTGG CTTGCTGGGACAGCAGTGCTGGCGATAGGACTATGGCTGCGCTTTGACTCAAGAACCAAAGGCATTTTTGAATCTGAATCTAATCCCTCCACATTTTTCACAG GGGTGTACATTCTGATTGGTGCTGGCGCTCTCATGATGATTGTGGGGTTCTTGGGCTGCTGTGGTGCTATTCAGGAATCCCCCTGCATGCTTGGACTG tTCTTTGTTTTCCTGCTCATCATATTTGCAGTTGAGATTGCTGCTGGAATATGGGGCTTTGCAAATCAGGACAAG GTTGTGAATGACATAGTGCAGTTCTACACCGAAACCTATACAacttatttaaaacacaaacaagaagCACTGAAGGAGACTCTACGGGCATTCCACTTTGGT CTGGATTGTTGTGGACTGACAGGTGTTATGGATGCACTTATCACCAAAGAAACCTGTCCTAAAAAAGAAGGACTTGAGGTTTTCAACACTTCT CCCTGCCCAGCAGCTATTCGTGAAGTGTTTGACTCTAAACTTCACATCATCGGTGGCGTTGGAATTGGCATTGGCGTTATCATG aTCTTCGGTATGGTCTTCAGCATGGTCTTGTGCTGTGCTATCCGCAATACCAGGGAGTTAGTCTAA
- the LOC136772012 gene encoding CD9 antigen isoform X1: protein MPVTGGAKCIKYLLFIFNFIFWLAGTAVLAIGLWLRFDSRTKGIFESESNPSTFFTGVYILIGAGALMMIVGFLGCCGAIQESPCMLGLFFVFLLIIFAVEIAAGIWGFANQDKVVNDIVQFYTETYTTYLKHKQEALKETLRAFHFGLDCCGLTGVMDALITKETCPKKEGLEVFNTSPCPAAIREVFDSKLHIIGGVGIGIGVIMIFGMVFSMVLCCAIRNTRELV, encoded by the exons CTTGCTGGGACAGCAGTGCTGGCGATAGGACTATGGCTGCGCTTTGACTCAAGAACCAAAGGCATTTTTGAATCTGAATCTAATCCCTCCACATTTTTCACAG GGGTGTACATTCTGATTGGTGCTGGCGCTCTCATGATGATTGTGGGGTTCTTGGGCTGCTGTGGTGCTATTCAGGAATCCCCCTGCATGCTTGGACTG tTCTTTGTTTTCCTGCTCATCATATTTGCAGTTGAGATTGCTGCTGGAATATGGGGCTTTGCAAATCAGGACAAG GTTGTGAATGACATAGTGCAGTTCTACACCGAAACCTATACAacttatttaaaacacaaacaagaagCACTGAAGGAGACTCTACGGGCATTCCACTTTGGT CTGGATTGTTGTGGACTGACAGGTGTTATGGATGCACTTATCACCAAAGAAACCTGTCCTAAAAAAGAAGGACTTGAGGTTTTCAACACTTCT CCCTGCCCAGCAGCTATTCGTGAAGTGTTTGACTCTAAACTTCACATCATCGGTGGCGTTGGAATTGGCATTGGCGTTATCATG aTCTTCGGTATGGTCTTCAGCATGGTCTTGTGCTGTGCTATCCGCAATACCAGGGAGTTAGTCTAA